Proteins encoded in a region of the Mycoplasmoides pirum ATCC 25960 genome:
- a CDS encoding DUF3713 domain-containing protein → MKKISLRKYKRKSIWLLSISAIAFATVLLSSCSAIPTDSNVKSLFKPGNQFGDNEVGLNVKDLTSQVLTDDSAFVAFMDSVMGNVLLSFYKNNPLKQLSDKYDDWVKEVDKSWDNEVQTYRDQHRNNYLLNLQIGPLDSNGGTEASWKQTELAKKALLEFQNSIFATDFLNYTNDNGHVVTQVSRDDLLKQNNWSKLKYTNQHTDSKYISNPTNAVDNINNNNQMFADIQDFLATQWVKQENPNLLSRVVLTNETPKVGFSNIFNDKVNPSISPSYEFQVFNPYSDNPAKSPAGLWNLLVGGNNGLNKFLDTSNGTIDIPTEYSMDSGGKLLMNAFDMFDTYDALFSSAYVNQYLNLAIDGYATTNLGQPQEINSQENIMNAFLRKKDSNDKESMYTSLDFAREKESNDTRTFFSDNAKNISNGQYKNYSLLESTDEAQKTYIYDIATQKLTSSINSNASKNDTVVNQFLLSRGSDGVHIMGIDGGKYYITSQSLNNGNGNTNSTTNKSIRDIEKQKQFLLFRSLFKKLNYNEKNKDYSFNSTTQIQTLFNTKPSLFIYEAFENDLNNGNGFLSLASNKNLKDAFENVYNKIKDYVSAMQQNTVLTKIETAIKGMRDKFTERGEKYTENDKQNVSANNGIAGRIPNVQANDGSIPSLEYYYQNLAYENGILDSTNSAFSLPKSNDFSTNPTGTRSYFVNLRNTLNNKISTSAKNLAESLNLTVQTAPTYSQIVLLKSNADDFFTLPINLAINAGISSTNVTNLVKSKYFQNNSSFSNFYDFTTGKIKTSGIFSSIASKIQNITNYFYAENILNSSNANKISYGTINTKTTNGNSDSDKFSSYNNILNNVLEQENFAKNLNSDEAIKYFTYLYTFEWLLRDNLANFKSILNSQIQTGTSALVSWTVPISANPKTALSSSNNPITKFPDNPYYFWGAPTNWMNSVNSPAIPEKSNNLNYPYSATFTSATTGNSTTYSDMKFGFIGLSVQGDKKTNEALDNVLYSQFAKSPEVPTTSNGSGNNIPTGSLFAYGSSRDSVVKYIQNNLNTNRDLDTFINFLVENIGVEISEPSLSPNNTDISTKNAALVTLMNDNSKIPDKAFNRYTGYIGHKKSTTDIAASEPVLSNDFTQLLPTYMSQINIDDVQNLGTNNWMGTSSNITAKNDTNSSGRLGLSIDEFLAVVAIQALDSGSQSSAITNLINTNINADKSVGRTKIGDKRLLDALTSRWGLPINI, encoded by the coding sequence TTGAAAAAAATAAGTTTGCGAAAGTATAAACGTAAATCAATTTGATTGTTAAGCATTAGTGCTATTGCTTTTGCTACTGTTTTGTTATCTAGTTGTTCAGCGATTCCTACAGATTCAAATGTTAAATCACTATTTAAACCCGGAAACCAATTTGGTGATAACGAAGTAGGATTAAATGTTAAAGATTTAACTAGTCAAGTGTTAACTGATGATAGTGCATTTGTTGCTTTTATGGATTCAGTTATGGGTAATGTTTTGTTATCTTTTTATAAAAATAATCCTTTGAAACAATTATCTGATAAGTACGATGATTGAGTTAAAGAGGTTGATAAATCTTGAGACAATGAAGTTCAAACATATCGTGATCAACATCGTAATAACTATCTTTTAAATTTACAAATAGGTCCATTAGATTCAAATGGCGGAACTGAAGCTTCTTGGAAACAAACAGAATTAGCTAAAAAAGCTTTATTAGAGTTTCAAAATTCTATTTTTGCAACTGATTTTTTAAATTATACAAATGATAATGGTCATGTTGTAACTCAAGTTAGTAGAGATGATTTACTAAAACAAAACAATTGATCTAAATTAAAATATACAAATCAACACACTGATTCAAAATATATTTCAAATCCTACAAATGCAGTTGATAATATAAACAATAACAATCAGATGTTTGCTGATATTCAAGATTTTTTAGCAACTCAATGAGTTAAACAAGAAAATCCAAATTTATTATCACGTGTTGTATTAACTAATGAAACACCTAAAGTTGGTTTTTCTAATATTTTTAATGATAAAGTAAACCCATCAATTTCACCTTCTTATGAGTTTCAAGTATTTAATCCATATAGTGACAATCCAGCAAAATCTCCTGCTGGATTGTGGAATTTGTTAGTAGGCGGGAATAATGGTCTAAATAAATTTTTAGATACTAGTAATGGTACTATTGACATTCCAACTGAATACTCTATGGATTCTGGTGGAAAATTATTAATGAATGCATTTGATATGTTTGATACATATGACGCATTATTTTCCTCTGCATATGTTAATCAATATTTAAATTTGGCTATTGATGGATATGCAACGACTAATTTAGGTCAGCCACAAGAAATTAATTCTCAAGAAAATATTATGAATGCTTTTTTGAGAAAAAAAGATAGTAATGACAAAGAATCAATGTATACATCATTAGACTTTGCTAGAGAAAAGGAATCTAATGATACTCGCACATTTTTTTCTGATAATGCAAAAAACATAAGTAATGGTCAATATAAAAATTATTCTTTATTAGAATCAACAGATGAAGCACAAAAAACTTATATTTATGATATTGCAACTCAAAAATTAACATCATCAATTAATTCTAATGCATCTAAAAATGATACAGTTGTAAATCAATTTTTATTATCTCGTGGTTCTGATGGTGTTCATATAATGGGAATTGATGGTGGTAAGTATTATATTACATCTCAATCATTAAATAATGGTAATGGAAATACAAATTCAACTACAAATAAATCAATTCGTGATATTGAAAAACAAAAACAATTCTTATTGTTTAGATCTTTATTTAAAAAACTAAATTACAATGAAAAAAATAAAGATTACTCATTCAATTCAACTACACAAATTCAAACTTTATTTAATACCAAGCCTTCATTATTCATATATGAAGCATTTGAGAATGATTTAAATAATGGTAATGGTTTTTTATCTTTAGCATCCAATAAAAATTTAAAAGATGCTTTTGAAAATGTTTATAACAAAATTAAAGATTATGTTTCTGCAATGCAACAAAACACAGTTTTAACTAAAATTGAAACTGCAATAAAAGGGATGCGAGATAAATTTACTGAACGTGGTGAAAAGTATACAGAAAATGATAAACAAAATGTTAGTGCCAATAATGGAATAGCTGGAAGAATACCAAATGTTCAAGCTAATGACGGTTCAATTCCTTCATTAGAATATTATTATCAAAATTTGGCATATGAAAATGGTATTCTTGATTCAACTAACAGTGCTTTTTCATTACCAAAATCTAATGATTTTTCTACAAATCCTACTGGAACAAGAAGTTATTTTGTAAATTTAAGAAATACTTTAAATAATAAAATTTCAACATCAGCTAAAAATTTGGCAGAATCATTAAACTTAACTGTTCAAACTGCACCAACATATTCGCAAATAGTTTTATTAAAAAGTAATGCCGATGATTTTTTTACATTGCCTATTAATCTAGCAATTAATGCTGGTATTTCTTCTACAAATGTTACTAATTTAGTTAAATCAAAATATTTTCAAAATAATAGTTCATTTAGTAATTTTTATGATTTTACAACAGGTAAAATTAAAACTTCAGGTATTTTTTCATCAATTGCTTCTAAAATTCAAAATATAACAAATTATTTTTATGCTGAAAATATTTTAAATAGCTCTAATGCAAATAAAATAAGTTATGGAACTATTAATACAAAAACTACAAATGGTAATTCTGATAGCGATAAATTTAGTAGTTATAACAATATTTTGAATAATGTTTTAGAACAAGAAAATTTTGCAAAAAATTTAAATAGTGATGAGGCTATTAAATATTTCACTTATTTATACACTTTTGAATGATTGTTAAGAGATAATTTAGCTAACTTTAAATCAATTTTAAATTCACAAATTCAAACTGGAACTAGTGCTTTAGTTTCATGAACTGTTCCAATTTCTGCAAATCCAAAAACTGCACTTTCATCATCAAACAATCCAATAACTAAATTTCCCGATAATCCTTATTATTTCTGAGGCGCACCTACAAATTGAATGAATTCAGTTAATTCTCCTGCAATTCCTGAAAAATCTAATAATTTAAATTACCCATATAGTGCAACATTTACTTCAGCAACTACAGGTAATTCTACAACATATTCAGATATGAAATTTGGTTTTATAGGTTTATCTGTTCAAGGTGATAAAAAAACAAATGAAGCATTAGATAATGTTTTGTATTCCCAATTTGCTAAATCACCTGAAGTTCCAACTACATCGAATGGTAGCGGCAACAACATTCCTACAGGCTCTTTATTTGCATATGGTTCATCACGCGATAGTGTTGTAAAATATATTCAAAACAATTTAAATACTAATAGAGATTTAGATACATTTATTAATTTTTTAGTTGAGAATATTGGTGTAGAAATTTCAGAACCATCATTAAGTCCAAACAACACAGATATTTCAACTAAAAATGCAGCGTTAGTTACATTAATGAATGATAATTCTAAAATACCAGATAAAGCATTTAATCGTTATACAGGATATATAGGTCATAAAAAATCAACTACTGATATAGCTGCATCTGAACCTGTCCTTTCAAATGATTTTACACAATTGTTACCTACATACATGAGTCAAATCAACATTGATGATGTTCAAAATTTAGGAACAAACAATTGAATGGGAACATCATCAAATATTACTGCAAAAAACGACACTAATTCTTCTGGAAGATTAGGATTATCAATTGATGAATTTTTAGCTGTAGTTGCAATTCAAGCTTTAGATTCTGGATCTCAATCTAGTGCAATAACTAATTTAATTAATACTAATATTAATGCAGATAAATCTGTAGGAAGAACAAAAATTGGAGATAAGCGTTTATTAGATGCATTAACATCACGTTGAGGATTACCAATTAACATCTAA
- a CDS encoding DUF3713 domain-containing protein encodes MKKHISKKTKIISLSASLTIAGIVGIIVTSCGPSAQVVNQLFPASSSIGFGNFSTNTTNEIVTRSLMETSGFEAFLNSKLADVLESWYKNNGNPSVRSRYQNFVDVVDDDYKKLIKDLKESQGNDYLVELQKNYFDQNGGTEASYKKAKLNEKIFNDFTSQIFNNLFLNYVGSDQKVQNPTIDQLRNSANWNNIKFTNNVNGYVSDNLADINNVNQTYAQIQNEIFSQWVQQENPNLLSIVSFNNGKPKNNGLDLIFNKDIIGTDNLTESYQFQVMENNLDQPANTNGSAGYKHVVSGSTQVTSTNGNTTTTTKTGLDQFVGSNGEIDFGKQYTQGESTKQLMTSSDLFSSDDATIPAGFIQQYLSLINDTDRDDVGSTVLSGSSSSSSQDKDFNVMNNFILQTTTTTTPPSSGSNSVAIGVAKDEKNNSNDPKDSSYSYIDTSFTNVNTTINDTFYESYKQLANSNNTGYGLFSVIKPTTTTTTNTDNSKYFILIRTSKGVNLMGIDGGSYYLNQTSSNNNVNNSNSKRDIAKQETFLKFRAMLANVLPSSSTLSYTFNLKDSLSNWFNKNKAQILFSVLSNALDKKGTFATNTQTTGKETTTIDNFFDLSTNQQFKTDFQNLKTKINDYVTSYSTYQQALALQNNVNSLNDKLNSWAKTYSDFEANFTPEKVGIAARLPYVRQMDGNYFGLNKYFINEGNFDNSSSSGSKATPTQTDSLKTIRDNTRAKLQDFKAKTSTLVTDLKLTVQDKSKTEYAQVLFVNSNDSTYDLALNQSLQSNISNSAITNNIKDAYFQNNQNFKNIYNAVETTTTNSSNVDANNLVYGIDNATLKSIVDRYYWMPQWYSSSVRYSFGNFTDQDSLDKIVSSFKDIQFDKNWLTDSSISYYTWLYTLDWLLRDNLVNFKNILTQAILEGTDAAIAWTMHADPSKFVNGANNSSPVDPITEFSTNPNFLQGSNANWYNVINSTTNKKTRSVPPTVDTFNDTSNPYYYTKTEISSNGQTGSTTKTTTNLYGFNGIIFDGTPGIDSNVLSQLFTNYGTTGTNGSLSSFSSKDNLSKYLERINTLSELDKLAATLENRANINLSQYYQTDLNGNPVLSFSQKKNLLKEKIDALNGSSNSYFTKFAGFIGNKKVEAPLATTSVNDRATKVQSSDPVIESGNNRLTRIAAYAMQINYEDVSKIGGEGWVTANDSNGTTNEKRLGLDLDTFLSIVAFQASDSSTQGLAINNLINENKVNNEQTKFTTGDKRLFDSLGVAWLNRPRR; translated from the coding sequence ATGAAAAAACACATTTCTAAAAAAACAAAAATAATTAGTTTAAGTGCTTCTTTAACAATTGCAGGAATTGTTGGTATCATAGTTACAAGTTGTGGACCTAGTGCCCAAGTTGTAAATCAATTGTTTCCAGCTTCAAGCAGCATTGGATTTGGTAATTTTTCAACAAACACAACAAACGAAATTGTAACTAGATCTTTAATGGAAACATCTGGTTTTGAAGCTTTTTTAAATTCCAAATTAGCTGATGTTTTAGAATCATGATACAAAAATAACGGTAATCCTTCAGTTCGTAGTAGATATCAAAATTTTGTTGACGTAGTTGACGATGATTATAAAAAGTTAATTAAAGATTTGAAAGAATCACAAGGTAATGATTATTTAGTTGAATTGCAAAAAAATTATTTTGATCAAAATGGCGGAACAGAAGCAAGTTATAAAAAAGCTAAATTAAATGAAAAAATTTTTAATGATTTCACTAGTCAAATTTTTAATAACTTATTTTTAAATTATGTTGGTTCAGATCAAAAAGTTCAAAATCCTACTATAGATCAATTAAGAAATTCAGCAAATTGAAATAACATTAAATTTACAAATAATGTTAACGGATATGTTTCTGACAATTTGGCTGATATCAATAATGTAAATCAAACATATGCACAAATTCAAAATGAAATTTTTAGTCAATGAGTTCAGCAAGAAAATCCTAATCTTTTATCAATAGTTTCATTTAACAATGGAAAACCAAAAAATAATGGATTAGATTTAATTTTTAATAAAGATATTATTGGTACTGATAATTTAACTGAATCTTATCAATTCCAAGTTATGGAGAATAATTTAGATCAACCAGCAAACACTAACGGTTCTGCTGGTTATAAACATGTTGTTTCTGGATCAACACAAGTTACTTCTACAAATGGTAATACTACTACTACTACTAAAACAGGTTTAGATCAATTTGTTGGTTCAAATGGTGAAATTGACTTTGGCAAACAATATACTCAAGGTGAATCAACTAAGCAATTAATGACATCTAGTGATTTATTTTCATCAGATGATGCAACTATTCCTGCAGGTTTTATTCAACAATATTTGAGTCTAATCAATGATACAGATAGAGATGATGTTGGATCTACAGTGTTGTCAGGTTCTTCTTCTTCTTCTTCTCAAGATAAAGATTTTAATGTAATGAATAATTTTATTTTACAAACAACAACAACAACTACTCCTCCTAGTTCTGGATCAAACAGCGTAGCAATTGGCGTTGCGAAAGATGAAAAAAATAATTCTAATGATCCGAAAGATAGTTCATATTCTTATATAGATACATCATTTACAAATGTTAATACAACTATTAACGATACTTTTTATGAATCTTATAAACAATTAGCTAATTCAAATAACACTGGTTATGGTTTGTTTAGCGTCATCAAGCCTACTACTACTACTACTACTAACACTGATAATAGTAAATATTTCATTTTAATTAGAACATCTAAGGGTGTTAATTTAATGGGAATAGATGGTGGCTCTTATTATTTAAATCAAACATCAAGTAATAACAATGTTAATAATTCTAATTCAAAGCGTGATATAGCAAAACAAGAAACATTTTTAAAATTTAGAGCTATGCTAGCAAATGTTTTACCGTCAAGTAGTACTCTTTCATATACTTTTAATTTAAAAGATTCATTAAGTAATTGATTTAATAAAAATAAAGCTCAAATTTTATTTTCTGTTTTAAGCAATGCATTAGATAAAAAAGGTACATTTGCAACCAACACACAAACAACTGGAAAAGAAACAACAACAATTGATAATTTTTTTGATTTATCTACTAATCAACAATTTAAAACTGATTTCCAAAATTTAAAAACAAAAATTAATGACTATGTAACTAGTTATTCAACTTATCAACAAGCTCTTGCACTACAAAACAATGTTAATAGTTTAAATGACAAGTTAAATTCTTGAGCTAAAACTTATTCAGATTTTGAAGCCAATTTTACTCCAGAAAAAGTTGGAATTGCTGCAAGATTACCATATGTTAGACAAATGGATGGAAATTATTTTGGTTTAAATAAATATTTCATTAATGAAGGTAATTTTGATAATAGTTCGTCATCTGGTTCAAAAGCAACTCCAACACAAACTGATTCTTTAAAAACAATTAGAGATAATACACGTGCTAAATTGCAAGATTTTAAAGCTAAAACATCAACTTTAGTTACAGATTTAAAATTAACTGTTCAAGATAAATCAAAAACAGAATATGCACAAGTGTTATTTGTGAATTCAAATGATAGCACTTATGATTTAGCTTTAAATCAATCATTACAATCTAATATTTCAAATTCTGCGATTACAAATAATATAAAAGATGCTTATTTCCAAAACAATCAAAATTTTAAAAATATTTATAATGCTGTAGAAACTACAACTACAAATTCTTCAAATGTAGATGCTAATAATCTTGTTTATGGGATTGATAATGCAACTTTAAAATCTATTGTTGATCGATATTATTGAATGCCACAATGATATTCTTCTTCAGTTAGATATTCATTTGGTAATTTTACAGATCAAGATTCGTTAGACAAAATTGTAAGTTCTTTCAAAGATATTCAATTTGATAAAAATTGATTAACTGATAGTTCAATTAGTTATTACACATGATTATATACATTAGATTGATTATTAAGAGATAATTTGGTTAATTTTAAAAACATTTTAACACAAGCTATTCTTGAAGGAACAGATGCAGCAATTGCTTGAACAATGCATGCAGATCCAAGTAAATTTGTTAATGGTGCAAATAATTCTTCTCCTGTTGATCCAATTACTGAATTTTCAACAAATCCTAATTTTTTACAAGGTAGCAATGCTAATTGATACAATGTAATAAATTCAACCACTAATAAGAAAACACGTTCTGTACCCCCAACTGTTGATACATTTAACGATACTTCTAATCCATACTATTACACTAAAACTGAAATTTCTTCTAATGGGCAAACAGGCAGTACTACTAAAACTACAACTAACTTATATGGATTCAATGGAATTATTTTTGATGGTACACCAGGAATTGATTCAAATGTATTATCTCAATTATTTACAAATTATGGAACTACAGGAACTAATGGTTCATTAAGTTCATTTAGTTCAAAAGATAATTTATCTAAATATTTAGAAAGAATTAATACTTTGTCTGAATTAGATAAACTTGCTGCAACTCTTGAAAATCGCGCAAACATAAATTTAAGTCAATATTATCAAACAGATTTAAATGGAAATCCTGTACTTTCATTTAGTCAAAAGAAAAATTTATTAAAAGAAAAAATAGATGCATTGAATGGTTCTTCAAATTCTTATTTCACAAAATTTGCTGGATTTATTGGTAATAAAAAAGTAGAAGCACCTTTGGCAACAACAAGTGTAAATGATCGAGCAACTAAAGTTCAATCTTCTGATCCGGTAATTGAAAGTGGTAATAATCGTTTAACAAGAATTGCTGCATATGCAATGCAAATTAATTATGAAGATGTATCAAAAATTGGTGGAGAAGGTTGAGTTACTGCAAACGATTCTAATGGTACTACTAATGAAAAACGATTAGGTTTAGATTTAGATACTTTCTTATCTATTGTTGCTTTCCAAGCTTCTGATAGTTCAACACAAGGGCTAGCTATTAATAATTTGATAAATGAAAACAAAGTCAATAATGAACAAACTAAATTTACTACAGGTGACAAGCGTTTGTTTGATTCACTAGGTGTAGCTTGATTAAATCGTCCAAGAAGATAA
- a CDS encoding EAGR box-containing protein, translating to MAKKKKTDTNSQEITGEQNPEAIFGDIGLEPTANSNDDELPSDGSIQIAYDADGNGYYISYDSENNQYYDPYSGDILDISALYDAEGNNFVFQTDGSSGEYWEQFVGVEGYGHYDENNNWQWSGYFDDDNNWHLNEEQNVEESIIEQPTPVVEEVQQSQEPIQQEQIAFEQPTPVVEEVQQSQEPIQQEQISFEQPTPVIEEVQQYQEPIQQEQISFEQPTLVNEVQPQEISYNQVVNQQEEIEQQNKFINSQNEVINPEFNINEPQFDSVYNVVSNNAETQIINQNELENSNFSNLNQIQPSVQDNSSLINNVVYSNDQFVPNTTTLTPDLISTPDEPVTIKERELGVGVQYTTEVLLSLPNEINNQSVETSNNLNDFVPSSIDSNNLSISSSNYLDNSNVEKNNINTYDNNIEIPNNSILEKTFDYNYDNLKGDSIMTNNMNIDLPLSNSSNLNDYETTKEVPKQSLLDDDYISQPEKGYNDLLAEIISGQNPVDISENDLFDSENYDETIKLSLSKMFDFLGKSRQKSANIYKRISQDLKYEINSLTRNSEKLRIEYKENEHQIACKKAELMRALADGNTQSASGKDFDNLQHLQDYNGHLIYSIKENDQRLRILQTNLNNVRNCYEKRMLRIQNDITKIQRLVTNLHPGNRSLHLLESNFNSIRRAQDQYQNMLSNFDLVNFDSLSSNGKDLIPSFNNKYSKKSNLFDTNEFNMFDTNEFTNTSGITNFSNLLDDDFSRFNTTSNMFTDEFESLKPDRTSDLDSLLNDDFLTKF from the coding sequence GTGGCAAAAAAGAAAAAAACAGATACTAATTCACAAGAAATAACAGGTGAACAAAATCCTGAAGCAATCTTTGGTGATATTGGTTTAGAACCAACAGCAAATTCAAATGATGATGAACTGCCTAGTGATGGTTCTATTCAAATAGCATATGATGCTGATGGAAATGGTTATTACATTTCATACGATTCTGAAAATAATCAATATTACGATCCATATAGTGGAGATATTTTGGATATATCAGCATTGTATGATGCAGAAGGCAATAATTTTGTTTTTCAAACAGATGGTTCTTCTGGTGAATATTGAGAACAATTTGTTGGAGTAGAAGGTTATGGGCATTATGATGAAAATAATAACTGACAATGATCAGGTTATTTTGATGATGACAATAATTGACATTTAAATGAAGAACAAAATGTAGAAGAATCTATCATTGAACAACCAACTCCAGTAGTTGAAGAAGTTCAACAATCCCAAGAACCAATTCAACAAGAACAAATTGCTTTTGAACAACCAACTCCAGTAGTTGAAGAAGTTCAACAATCCCAAGAACCAATTCAACAAGAACAAATTTCTTTTGAACAACCAACTCCAGTAATTGAAGAAGTTCAACAATACCAAGAACCAATTCAACAAGAACAAATTTCTTTTGAACAACCAACTCTAGTTAATGAAGTTCAACCTCAAGAAATATCATATAACCAAGTTGTTAACCAACAAGAAGAAATAGAACAACAAAATAAATTCATAAATAGTCAAAATGAAGTAATTAATCCAGAATTCAATATTAATGAACCACAATTTGATAGCGTATATAATGTTGTTTCAAATAATGCTGAAACTCAAATTATCAATCAAAATGAATTAGAAAATTCAAATTTCTCTAATTTAAATCAAATTCAACCTTCTGTTCAAGATAATTCTTCATTAATCAATAATGTTGTATATTCTAATGACCAATTTGTTCCAAATACAACTACATTAACTCCTGATTTAATTTCAACGCCTGATGAACCAGTTACTATTAAAGAACGTGAATTAGGAGTTGGTGTTCAATATACTACAGAAGTATTATTATCACTTCCAAATGAAATTAATAATCAATCTGTTGAAACGTCAAACAATCTTAATGATTTTGTACCTTCATCAATAGATTCAAATAATTTATCAATTTCTTCATCTAATTATTTAGATAATTCCAATGTTGAAAAAAATAATATTAATACATATGATAATAATATTGAAATACCAAATAACTCTATATTAGAAAAAACATTTGATTATAATTATGACAATTTAAAGGGTGATTCTATTATGACTAACAATATGAATATTGATTTACCACTATCAAATAGTAGTAACTTGAACGATTATGAAACAACTAAAGAAGTTCCAAAACAATCATTATTAGATGATGATTATATTTCACAACCAGAAAAAGGTTACAATGATTTATTAGCTGAAATTATATCTGGACAAAATCCTGTTGATATTTCAGAAAACGATTTATTTGATTCTGAAAATTATGATGAAACAATTAAATTATCGTTATCTAAGATGTTTGATTTCTTAGGAAAATCACGACAAAAATCTGCTAATATTTATAAACGAATTTCACAAGATTTAAAATATGAAATTAATTCTTTAACTCGTAATTCTGAAAAATTAAGAATTGAATATAAAGAAAATGAACATCAAATTGCTTGTAAAAAGGCTGAATTGATGCGTGCATTGGCTGATGGTAATACTCAATCCGCTAGTGGTAAAGATTTTGATAATTTACAACATCTTCAAGATTACAATGGACATTTGATTTATTCTATCAAAGAAAATGATCAACGTTTACGTATACTTCAAACTAATTTAAATAATGTAAGAAACTGTTATGAAAAGCGTATGCTACGTATTCAAAATGATATTACCAAAATTCAACGTCTAGTTACAAATTTACACCCTGGAAATAGAAGTTTACACTTATTAGAATCCAATTTTAATTCAATTAGACGTGCTCAAGATCAATATCAAAATATGTTAAGTAATTTTGATTTAGTTAATTTTGATTCATTAAGTTCTAATGGTAAAGATTTGATTCCATCATTTAATAATAAATATTCTAAAAAATCTAATTTATTTGATACTAATGAATTCAATATGTTTGATACAAATGAATTTACAAACACTTCAGGAATTACAAATTTTTCAAATTTATTAGATGATGATTTTTCTAGATTTAATACAACATCAAATATGTTTACAGATGAGTTTGAATCACTAAAACCTGATAGAACTTCTGATTTAGATAGTTTATTAAATGATGATTTTTTAACTAAGTTTTAA